GTCCTGGTCAAGCCCCGCCGCTATCACCCGTTTCCCGGAATTGGCCAGTTTCTGGCACGCGTCCACTATGGCGGGATCGAAAAAATGAATTTCGTCAACGCCCACCATCTGGGTTTCCGGCAAAACGCTGTCGAGCAGTTCGCGCGAGCTTTTGACAGCCATGCACGGCACGCGGATATTGTCGTGCGAAATTATATGGTTCTCGCCGTAGCGGGTATCAAGGGCGGAATTGAAAATCTGCACTTTCTGCCGTGCGATCTCGGCCAGCCGTATTCGGCGGATAAGCTCCTGTGTCTTGCCGGAGAACATGCTCCCGCAAACCACCTCGATCCACCCCGATTTGGGGCTGTAGGGCATCATGATCATTTTCCGCCTCCGCGCTCCGCGTACTGCCTGGCGTGGAAATCTTTTGACCCTTCTCTGGCGCGGCGTATCCAGTCGGGGTTGGCGCGGTA
The Elusimicrobiaceae bacterium DNA segment above includes these coding regions:
- a CDS encoding thymidine kinase, with translation MIMMPYSPKSGWIEVVCGSMFSGKTQELIRRIRLAEIARQKVQIFNSALDTRYGENHIISHDNIRVPCMAVKSSRELLDSVLPETQMVGVDEIHFFDPAIVDACQKLANSGKRVIAAGLDQDYRGQPFDNTARMMAVAESVTKNLAICVVCGAPANHSQKLVCGGGLIDVGAADKYEARCRKCFSPEPIEKKDPVPVP